One Phaseolus vulgaris cultivar G19833 chromosome 4, P. vulgaris v2.0, whole genome shotgun sequence DNA window includes the following coding sequences:
- the LOC137838569 gene encoding uncharacterized protein: protein MSHHLKNYNNVNPPKEHQKGNGNTNPPEKHQKGNGNDKSKEDSHTKSPGEIVTTEAGADAGANALVITHEEDHGKKQEPKQEPKQDREKKEDKKEGEEPHGKEATKENEEEKKEAKKEDEEAHGKKQTISVA from the coding sequence ATGTCTCACCACCTCAAAAATTATAATAACGTTAATCCTCCTAAGGAGCACCAGAAAGGCAATGGTAACACTAATCCTCCTGAGAAGCACCAGAAAGGCAATGGTAACGATAAGTCTAAGGAGGACAGCCATACGAAAAGTCCTGGAGAAATTGTTACTACTGAAGCTGGTGCTGATGCTGGTGCTAATGCCTTGGTAATCACACATGAAGAAGATCATGGAAAGAAGCAAGAGCCGAAGCAAGAGCCAAAGCAAGACcgagagaaaaaggaagataAGAAAGAAGGTGAAGAACCTCATGGAAAGGAAGCTAcgaaagaaaatgaagaagaaaaaaaggaagctaagaaagaagatgaagaagctcATGGAAAGAAGCAGACCATCTCTGTGGCTTAA
- the LOC137837493 gene encoding protein SET DOMAIN GROUP 41 yields the protein MEMRSSEEIEIGRDITPTLTPLTFSLHDSNLNTHCSACFSPLSSPSPSIPIPNPLIYCSPPCSAALSPLHHASAETLLPSSAHSSHLRAALRLLRSHRPSPSFRLAGLLSNRRILTSHHHDHVSERIRLDATVMAEAIAEQRAVPHDDAVLEEATIALCAVLTNAVEVHDNEGRALGIAVFDPTFSWINHSCSPNACYRFILSSFPSNEPELLRIAPHPQMGSGGVCVSSDEFAKEMLGYGPRLVVRSIKKIKKGEEVTVAYTDILQTKATRQWELWSKYRFVCCCKRCSDLPLSYVDHALQEISAFSYDSTSSYSMFLKDMADRRLTECIDDVISEYLSVGDPESCRDKLEKILTQGLNEQLEDIKEKSDSKFMLHPLNHHSLTAYTTLASAYKVCASDLLSVDSDIDINQLKAFDMSRTSAAYSLLLAGATHHLFNSESSLIASVANFWIGAGESLLFLSRSSGWSMRVNLGLMVPNLASAIKFKLSKCSLIDRIRTCISNGQINSSDFENVSSEFIYYVSNITQKVWGFLISDSQFLISCKDPINFSWLLSTKSSSTMTHEPENSIYICEGPTSADDVVACLLQLGLHCLAYGGLLGSICYGPHSHEVCHVQNVLDREKNFIIFS from the exons atggAGATGAGAAGCAGTGAGGAGATAGAAATAGGAAGAGACATAACTCCAACACTCACTCctctcactttctctctccacgATTCCAATCTCAACACTCACTGCTCCGCCTGTTTCTCTCCTCTTTCCAGCCCTTCTCCCTCCATTCCCATTCCCAATCCCCTCATCTACTGCTCCCCTCCCTGCTCCGCCGCCCTTTCCCCCCTCCACCACGCCTCCGCCGAGACCCTCCTCCCTTCCTCCGCCCATTCCTCCCACCTCCGCGCCGCCCTCCGCCTCCTCCGCTCACACCGCCCCTCCCCCTCCTTTCGCCTCGCCGGCCTCCTCTCCAACCGCCGCATCCTCACCTCTCATCACCACGACCATGTCTCGGAGAGGATCAGGCTCGATGCCACCGTCATGGCCGAAGCCATCGCCGAGCAGCGCGCCGTTCCCCACGACGACGCCGTTTTGGAGGAAGCTACCATTGCGTTATGCGCTGTGCTAACGAACGCCGTGGAGGTGCACGATAACGAAGGGCGCGCCCTTGGAATTGCGGTTTTCGATCCCACCTTCTCTTGGATCAACCACAGCTGCTCCCCCAACGCATGCTACCGGTTCATCCTATCCTCTTTTCCTTCCAATGAACCTGAACTTCTTCGCATTGCTCCACATCCACAA ATGGGTAGTGGTGGGGTTTGTGTTAGCAGTGATGAATTTGCCAAAG AGATGTTGGGTTATGGCCCTAGATTGGTTGTGAGGAGTatcaagaaaattaaaaaggGAGAAGAGGTCACTGTAGCCTATACGGATATCTTGCAGACCAAG gCAACGAGACAGTGGGAGCTATGGTCAAAGTATAGGTTTGTTTGTTGTTGCAAACGATGTAGTGATCTTCCTTTGTCATACGTGGACCATGCATTGCAA gaAATTTCAGCTTTCAGTTATGATTCAACGAGTTCATATTCCATGTTCCTCAAAGACATGGCTGATAGAAGATTGACCGAGTGCATTGATGATGTCATATCAGAGTATCTTTCGGTTGGTGATCCTGAGTCTTGTCGTGACAAGCTTGAGAAGATACTCACGCAAGGTCTAAATGAGCAGTTAGAAGACATTAAAGAAAAATCAGATTCTAAATTCATGCTGCATCCCCTAAATCACCACTCTTTAACAGCGTACACAACACTGGCTTCAGCATATAAAGTTTGTGCTAGTGATTTATTGTCTGTAGATTCTGACATAGATATAAATCAGTTAAAGGCTTTTGACATGAGCAGGACCAGTGCTGCATATTCTCTGTTACTTGCAGGTGCAACTCATCATCTCTTCAATTCTGAATCCTCACTTATTGCATCAGTCGCAAATTTTTGGATAGGAGCTGGTGAATCTTTGTTATTCCTAAGCAGAAGTTCTGGATGGAGTATGCGTGTTAATTTGGGTCTGATGGTTCCAAACCTTGCTTCAGCCATTAAATTCAAATTGTCGAAGTGTTCATTAATTGATAGGATTAGAACCTGTATATCAAATGGTCAAATTAACAGTTCTGATTTTGAGAATGTATCaagtgaatttatttattatgtctCTAATATTACACAGAAAGTTTGGGGTTTCCTTATCTCTGATTCCCAATTTTTGATATCATGTAAAGATCCTATAAATTTCAGTTGGCTATTGTCTACCAAAAGTTCAAGTACAATGACACATGAACCTGAAAACAGCATCTATATTTGTGAAGGACCAACCTCCGCTGATGATGTAGTAGCATGCCTTTTACAGCTTGGTTTACACTGCTTAGCTTATGGGGGATTGTTGGGCAGTATTTGTTATGGTCCCCATTCACACGAGGTTTGTCATGTTCAAAATGTTCTAGACCGTGAAAagaattttattatattctcGTGA